CATAAAGAGGATCATCTATCCAAGGGAGTCGCATAGATGGGATTCCAGTCATACCATTATAGCCACCCAGTAAAACATTCCCAATTTTCCACTGATATCCAGCAGTCTGAGAAAGGAAAGTCTCCAATAGCAGTGTAAAAACCAAAGTTAAAACTGGAATAATCCAATTTTCAACTCTGGCAAAAAATAGAAAGTAGGCTAAAACTGAAGCAAGCAACATACTTGAAAGAATACCACCACCAATTCCAATAAATTCATATGCTGGCAACTGAGTTAAGTTTCCAGCAATTATTCCATATGCATAACCAGCTACTCCAAAGAAAGCAATTTGCCCAAAACTTAAAATCCCACAATAGCCCCAAACTAAAGTAACGCTAAGACCTAATGGAACATTAAGGAGAAAGTAGGCAAAATTCATTGCTTCGTAATCACCCATTACCATAGGCACTAGTGACAAACTAATTAGATAAGCCAGGAAAAATATTAATGAGCTCTTTTGTTTGCCAAGATCGCGTTCTCCAAGGAAAAGCTGCAGTAGTCCCATTTTACCTTCTACCAAAAAATCTAATGCTTGCTAGCCCATTAGGATAGAGTCTGATTAGTATCAGCGCTGCGAAGAATAACCCTACTGTCCCTGCAAATGACCCTAAATACATTCCAATTGGCGTCCTGATAGCTGCTAATGATCCTGCACTATACAGGGTGCCAGTTATTATATTTGTGGCACCACCTACAACCACAGTTATGAAGGCTGGTGCAACAAACTGTGTCCCCATGAACGGAGCAATCGTTGTTGTTGGTGCTAACACTCCACCAGCTAACGCTGCCAAACCAGCACCAAACGCAAAAGTTATGGAAAACATTTTTTTCTTATTGATCCCAATTGTTGAGGCAATTTCTGGGTTTTGCATTGTTGCACGTGACTTCAAGCCTAATTCTGTTTTCTGGAGGATAAAGTAAATCATTGCTACTAGCAAAACTGCAACTAAAATCAAAAATAATTGATATATTGAGTAAGTAAATCCACCATACTCAATTGAGCCAAATGGAATTTTTATTGACGGTAAAAATGGCCCAAAAATCAATAATGCTCCTTGCGCAATTATTAAACCTAGTCCCCAAGTCACTACCAAAGCAGATAAAATCCTTGAATATAAGTATCTAATAAACAAAAATTCGATTACCAATCCAACTAAAACACCCACAAGAAAGCAAAAAGGTAATGTAAGAAAAAAAGGCAATCCTTCTGTTACCAGTAAGGAAGCCACATATGCCCCAATCATCATGATTTCACCATGAGCCAAGTTGATTATGTTCATCATACCTAGCACAATCATCAGCCCTATTGAACACAACACCAAAAATGCACTAGCTGTCAATGCCTGGTACACTAAACTTGTTATTAAAGGTGCTATTTCCATAATCACTTTTTGTTACGCCCGGAATATGCCCGGGCTTTGAAGTTTTTTTACTTACCAAACATTGTGAAGTAGGGATCTTCATCTGGAATATATTGCTTATACTCCTTTTTGCCCACCAGATTTACACCCATTCTGTGTAGCCACCAGGGAGTAATCATTGGCCACTCTCTCAAGAACTGAACATTATGCTCTGCATCTGCAACGGCCAACCGAATATAGTGTCCTGCATGGTGAGTAGCTGGTTCCATGAAAACACTACCTTCTGGAGCTTCAATGCTCATCCCAGATTCAAGCGCTTTTTTTACAGCTTCTTGTTCCGTAGTACCTGCTAATCGTGCTGCCTTAGCGTACATATGAATCGAGAAGTATGTGTTTTGCGCCATCTGACCAATGTAAGGGTCATTTGGGAACATTTTGTACCATCTTTGAACAAAATCTCTGTTTCTCTTAGTTGGAATTTCTTCAATATAATTGACACAATTGTGCATTCTGTTCAGTGATGGTGCGGAGAATCTACGATGCTCGTAGCCCTGTGCCATGTTGACAGTTGATGCCATTGGATACTCTAACCCTGCAGCCGAAGCCTGTGGATAGTAGTTTGACTGATTTGATCCCACAAGGAGTGTGAAGACCCAGTCAGGTTTTGCTGCCTGGATTCGAGCAATTGATGTACTGAAGTCAGAGACACTTAGTGGAACAAACTCCTCTTCAATAATCTCTCCTCCGACCAGTGGTGCAGTTGCCTTTGTCCATGCTGCGGTTAGCTGTCCAAAATTATAATCCGCTGCAATCGTGTAGATTCTTGGACCAAAGGTTTTCACCATATAATCCACAACTGGGATCACCTGCTGCTCACAGATTGCGCCTGTACAAAATGTATTTGCATCTGCAACCCCACCCTCATACTGATTCGTGTAGATGTACAATTGCTTGAACTGGTCTACAATTGGCCTAATTGCTTCTCTCTCAGCACTTGTAAAGCCTGCAACCAAACAGTCTACCTTATCACCCTGAATCAATTTCCTAGTCAGCTGTTGCCAAACATTATTATTGGACTGGCCATCAAGATTGATGAGTTCAACAGGTCTTCCTAGAATACCATCATCTTCAGAACTAACTAAAATCTCATCATCTTCAGTAAACGTGACTGCTTCTTTAGAGCGACCTCCACCATCATTCACATAGTTTAGGTCACCTTTTCCAACTCCCATGAGAGGGGGTTGTACTGCTACATTTCCGAAGGCACCTAGGCCTCCTGATCCTACTGGGCCTCCCTTCAGAGTTAATCCTGCATTAATTTCTGAAACCGCTAACTGTGCTGCATGATCTTTTTGCACACCGTATACGGCTAGATTTCCTGAGAGGTCTTCTAGGTGTCCAATTTTTACCGCAGCAGCATGGCTAGAAGCTTTTGCTGACTTTGAAGTGATGATAGCAGGCACAGCTAGTGCTGCTCCCACCGCAAGTGAACCTTTGATGAAAGTTCTACGGGTTGAGCCATCAGATTCCACAATTTCAGTTTTTGCGGTCATGTCTTCTTTGTTTTGATCCATTCTTACCTCAATGATGAAAATAATTGATCAACAAAACACATCGCTTCTAAAATTATATTTACTTATCACCTCCTTTTACTCTTATTATGCCTCTCTTATTCACAATCCCTGTGTTTAGAGAGACTTTTCTAGACCCTCCAATTGTCTAAACCTATTTTTAGTGGGAAACGCTCTCCGGATTAAACTGTGGCTTTAATTCTCAAAATTTTTAAAATTTTAAATTAAATAAATAGTAATTTTTTGCCTAATATTTCAAGCTTTATTCTTGCAAAACATTTTGTCTATTTATGTATCACAAAAAAATATTGCTTAATATTTAATCGACTAGCTATTTTTGCTTAATATTTAATCGAATTTAAATTCGAACTTGGTCTCACAGAAATTTTGTACAAAAAAATTTCAGTAAAAAAATATCTTCTCACGCTGCAGTTTGAATTTCTTAGTTCTAAATAATTGGTCTTCCATACAATTTTTATTATTTGAGTATTAGAATGTTTTTAGGATTGAACTCGTTTTTACAGAGATGGTTTGAAGGGATCCCGCCAACTATCGGCTGGTTGGGGCTCTGCTTTGCGCTATCCGGAACCTCCGCCAGCCTGACTGTCTCAGCTGCAGCCTTGGTAGGACAACGCATTGCAGAAAACCCTGCATGGGCCACATTACCACTATCGTTGAATCTGCTGGGCACCATGAGTAGTGGAATCCCGGCTTCCCTGCTGATGCAACGGATTGGAAGGCGCAACGGTTTCCGTATAGGGACAGTGGTAGGCCTACTGGGAGCTTTGCTAAACATCTATGCGATTCAATCCGAAAGTTTTGCCCTTTTCTGTCTAGGCAGCTACCTAATCGGCTGTCTCCTTGGTTTTGGGCAACTTTATCGATTTGCAGCCATTGAGGTGACTCCGGAAGAGCACAAGGCAAGAGCTGTCTCTCTGGTGCTGTTTGGTGGTATCTTTTCTGGAATTCTTGGACCTGGGATTGCCTTCCTCACCAAGGATTGGGTAGAAGGAGCGCCTTTCATGGGAAGCTATCAGTCCCTGATCGGCCTGTACATCCTAGTTTTTTTGCTGTTGCAACTGGTAGATCTACCAAAACCCACTGCCAGTGAGCAACACCCCCGAACTCGTCCGTTCTGGGAGATCATGCGTCAGACCTCCTGGAAAATCAGCGTCCTGAGTGCTGCTTTGGGCTATGTAGCAATGGCCTTGATCATGACCGCAACCCCACTCTCCATGCAGGCGCATCAACACTCTTTCTCTGCATCAGCCTTTGTCATTCAGTGGCATGTAATCGCCATGTTCCTGCCTTCTTTTTTCACAGGGAATCTGATTCAGCGCTTCGGTAGGAAAAATATTATGCTGATGGGAATTGGGCTGAATCTGCTTTGTATCTTGATTAACACGCAGGGACAGTTCTTTCTGTCTTACTGGTCTGCTCTGATTTTGTTGGGAGTGGGCTGGAATTTCATGTTCATTGCGGGAACAACACTGCTGACAGAGACTTATCGGCCCGAGGAGAAGGCACTCGTACAGGGAGTCAATGACGTATTGGTATTTGGTTCAGCTGCGAGTGGTTCACTACTGGCGGGAATCTTACAAAATCAAATTGGCTGGGAGTCCCTCAACATGGTTGCGGCTCCTCCCCTACTTTTGTTAGCTGGCTGGCTGCTCTGGCTGAAGCGCAACAGAGGAGTCCTGATTCAACAACCCATTCATTGAAAGGCGAGATCAGTCTAGTGGGCCTCGTTAGTCTTGATCGAAAGATAGAAGTCATAGACACACATTATAAAGGCAATCAAACTGATCAATCCCAGATCAAGCTCACTTAAGAGCTGATTGCTAAAGTGAAAAAAACCAGCAATCAATTGGTCAGACAAGAGCGACAACCAAGTCAAGCTTGTTGAGATAAAGGCTGGGGTCTGAGACGGTATCGAGAGGAAGAGTAGTACGTTGTAATTTTTTAGGTGCAGGGAAAGTCTTGGGCTAGAATTTCACAGACCAGACTGGCGGCGTTGTAGCATCAGAATTCTGGATATGCACCCAACACCTAGAGTTGGCTTAGTACTAACGACTGCTTCCAAGAATTTTGACCAGACTCCCCTTGCCTCCATCTGTTAGCAGAAACAAATCTCCAGTCGGAGAGGCTTCGATTTTCCGAATTCGACCGAATTCGTTTCGATAAAGACGTTCTTCAATGAGTTGATTCTCACTTCTGACAAATCGGATCAGAGTCCTTTCTCTCAAGGTCGTGACAAACCAACTATTTCTCCAGTTCTGGTAATTTTCCCCACCATATATCAAGAGTGAGGAGGGAGCTACCGATGGGTCCCAGTAGTGCAGAGGTTCTTCAATACCAGAATACCGAGACCCTACGCCTACCCTTTCGTCATTATAGTCTTTGCCATAGGTGGCTACTGGCCAACCATAATTTTTTCCCGCAATTAATTGATTGATTTCGTCTCCACCTTTTGGACCATGGTCAGCAATGTAGACCTGACCATCAGTTGCATTGTAGTAAATGCCCTGCGGGTTACGATGACCGTAGGTGAAGATCTCAGGCAACGCACCAGCTGATCCTAAAAACGGATTATCTTTTGGTGTAGTCCCATCGAGATTCAATCGAATTGTCTTTCCCAAATGATTATCCAATCTTTGTGGGTCTGCTGTGAAGACATTTACAATGCGACTTGCTGTTGTGTAATTGAATCGGTCTCCAACAGTCAATAAAAGGTGTCCTGATTCATCGAAGGTGATTCTAGATCCGTAATGTATGTTTGACCCAACATAAGGTAGTGCCTCAAAAATCTCTTCGACATTCGTGATCGTATTTGATTCAATTTTAAAACGTATCAAAGCAGTTGTAGATAAGCCTTTTCTTCTTTTTGAATAAGTTAAATATAAACGTTGATCCTGATCATAGTTTGGTGACTTTTTTATGTCTAGTAATCCACCTTGACCTGCAAAACTCACTTGCAATCCAGTCTCCACATTTTGAATTGATTCACCATCGATTAGCTTCAATAAGCCACTTCTTTCTGAAACTACTATCCTCGTTTCATCTAGGAACGCTAGGCCCCAAGGATAGCTTAAATCATTTGTAATTATTTCATAAGCTGGCTCACAATTCGATTCACATAAGTTTTTTGCCGAGCTAAGGGATGGTACTATTATTAAAATAATTATTGAAAAAATAATATTTA
The window above is part of the SAR324 cluster bacterium genome. Proteins encoded here:
- a CDS encoding branched-chain amino acid ABC transporter permease; the encoded protein is MGLLQLFLGERDLGKQKSSLIFFLAYLISLSLVPMVMGDYEAMNFAYFLLNVPLGLSVTLVWGYCGILSFGQIAFFGVAGYAYGIIAGNLTQLPAYEFIGIGGGILSSMLLASVLAYFLFFARVENWIIPVLTLVFTLLLETFLSQTAGYQWKIGNVLLGGYNGMTGIPSMRLPWIDDPLYGYSFYYYVLVFVSLIFIILRIFINSRYGSIIVAIREDALRTEVLGYDIRKWQFFVFVLAAALASVSGILYVQWGNYITPSQLGLVAAAQPVIWAAIGGRSSLLAVSLSTIGMTWFAFTLSTQGNQLSLIFIGTAAVISIMLFRDGVFVTLWSNFIKLTKFLKKTRNP
- a CDS encoding branched-chain amino acid ABC transporter permease, coding for MEIAPLITSLVYQALTASAFLVLCSIGLMIVLGMMNIINLAHGEIMMIGAYVASLLVTEGLPFFLTLPFCFLVGVLVGLVIEFLFIRYLYSRILSALVVTWGLGLIIAQGALLIFGPFLPSIKIPFGSIEYGGFTYSIYQLFLILVAVLLVAMIYFILQKTELGLKSRATMQNPEIASTIGINKKKMFSITFAFGAGLAALAGGVLAPTTTIAPFMGTQFVAPAFITVVVGGATNIITGTLYSAGSLAAIRTPIGMYLGSFAGTVGLFFAALILIRLYPNGLASIRFFGRR
- a CDS encoding ABC transporter substrate-binding protein, translated to MDQNKEDMTAKTEIVESDGSTRRTFIKGSLAVGAALAVPAIITSKSAKASSHAAAVKIGHLEDLSGNLAVYGVQKDHAAQLAVSEINAGLTLKGGPVGSGGLGAFGNVAVQPPLMGVGKGDLNYVNDGGGRSKEAVTFTEDDEILVSSEDDGILGRPVELINLDGQSNNNVWQQLTRKLIQGDKVDCLVAGFTSAEREAIRPIVDQFKQLYIYTNQYEGGVADANTFCTGAICEQQVIPVVDYMVKTFGPRIYTIAADYNFGQLTAAWTKATAPLVGGEIIEEEFVPLSVSDFSTSIARIQAAKPDWVFTLLVGSNQSNYYPQASAAGLEYPMASTVNMAQGYEHRRFSAPSLNRMHNCVNYIEEIPTKRNRDFVQRWYKMFPNDPYIGQMAQNTYFSIHMYAKAARLAGTTEQEAVKKALESGMSIEAPEGSVFMEPATHHAGHYIRLAVADAEHNVQFLREWPMITPWWLHRMGVNLVGKKEYKQYIPDEDPYFTMFGK
- a CDS encoding MFS transporter, translating into MFLGLNSFLQRWFEGIPPTIGWLGLCFALSGTSASLTVSAAALVGQRIAENPAWATLPLSLNLLGTMSSGIPASLLMQRIGRRNGFRIGTVVGLLGALLNIYAIQSESFALFCLGSYLIGCLLGFGQLYRFAAIEVTPEEHKARAVSLVLFGGIFSGILGPGIAFLTKDWVEGAPFMGSYQSLIGLYILVFLLLQLVDLPKPTASEQHPRTRPFWEIMRQTSWKISVLSAALGYVAMALIMTATPLSMQAHQHSFSASAFVIQWHVIAMFLPSFFTGNLIQRFGRKNIMLMGIGLNLLCILINTQGQFFLSYWSALILLGVGWNFMFIAGTTLLTETYRPEEKALVQGVNDVLVFGSAASGSLLAGILQNQIGWESLNMVAAPPLLLLAGWLLWLKRNRGVLIQQPIH
- a CDS encoding PQQ-dependent sugar dehydrogenase, which translates into the protein MRNHKSEHLLNIIFSIIILIIVPSLSSAKNLCESNCEPAYEIITNDLSYPWGLAFLDETRIVVSERSGLLKLIDGESIQNVETGLQVSFAGQGGLLDIKKSPNYDQDQRLYLTYSKRRKGLSTTALIRFKIESNTITNVEEIFEALPYVGSNIHYGSRITFDESGHLLLTVGDRFNYTTASRIVNVFTADPQRLDNHLGKTIRLNLDGTTPKDNPFLGSAGALPEIFTYGHRNPQGIYYNATDGQVYIADHGPKGGDEINQLIAGKNYGWPVATYGKDYNDERVGVGSRYSGIEEPLHYWDPSVAPSSLLIYGGENYQNWRNSWFVTTLRERTLIRFVRSENQLIEERLYRNEFGRIRKIEASPTGDLFLLTDGGKGSLVKILGSSR